Proteins encoded in a region of the Rhizobium etli CFN 42 genome:
- the repB gene encoding plasmid partitioning protein RepB, with amino-acid sequence MSPKGRDILKSMVGSVEPARPEAPSVPPPHRPSGAVKAMNLSLGRLGEEAAAAKALRESLASGDKVLEIDAAAVEMSFIRDRIPVDQDSEFERLKQSIQDSGQQVPILVRPDPVKAGHYQAAYGHRRLRAAAELGVPVKAVVRKLTDEELILAQGQENGPRVDLSFIERALFARRMDEHGFSRDMIARALATDKPETSRLLQVAQTIDPEIILAIGPAPKVGRPRWLAFAEKFRETGGQKKAQAAIRAASFEALETNGRFDAVWKVLEEKSPPQRDEQTLRTSAGAPLASVSRAGKTFRITVKSAAFSEFLAQRLAGLAVEFEEENDRK; translated from the coding sequence ATGAGCCCGAAAGGTCGCGACATCCTGAAGAGCATGGTCGGCTCCGTCGAGCCGGCACGACCGGAGGCGCCGAGCGTGCCGCCCCCGCATCGACCGTCCGGCGCGGTCAAGGCGATGAATCTGTCGCTCGGTCGGCTCGGAGAGGAAGCAGCGGCCGCCAAGGCGCTGCGCGAATCCCTCGCCTCCGGCGACAAGGTGCTGGAGATCGATGCGGCTGCAGTCGAAATGTCGTTCATTCGGGATCGTATCCCCGTCGATCAGGATTCGGAATTCGAGCGGTTGAAGCAATCTATCCAGGACAGCGGACAGCAGGTTCCGATCCTTGTGCGGCCGGATCCTGTAAAGGCTGGGCACTATCAGGCCGCCTATGGCCATCGGCGCCTGCGCGCGGCCGCCGAACTCGGCGTCCCGGTTAAGGCTGTGGTGCGCAAGCTGACGGACGAGGAGCTGATCCTTGCTCAGGGTCAGGAGAACGGCCCTCGCGTCGACTTGAGCTTCATCGAACGGGCGTTGTTTGCGCGCCGCATGGATGAGCACGGGTTCAGCCGTGACATGATTGCGAGGGCGCTGGCGACGGATAAGCCGGAAACTTCGAGGCTGCTGCAGGTCGCGCAGACGATCGACCCGGAGATTATTCTGGCCATCGGACCGGCCCCAAAAGTCGGCCGTCCCCGCTGGCTGGCCTTCGCCGAAAAATTCAGAGAAACAGGCGGTCAGAAGAAAGCGCAGGCGGCAATCCGCGCCGCCAGTTTCGAGGCGCTGGAAACCAACGGCCGCTTCGATGCGGTCTGGAAGGTGTTGGAGGAGAAGAGCCCGCCGCAACGCGACGAGCAGACCCTTCGTACGTCAGCGGGCGCGCCGCTTGCTTCGGTGTCCCGCGCCGGCAAAACCTTTCGCATCACCGTCAAATCGGCGGCGTTTTCGGAGTTCCTGGCTCAGCGGCTGGCAGGTCTCGCCGTTGAGTTCGAAGAGGAAAATGATAGGAAATGA